One window from the genome of Thermus sediminis encodes:
- the ruvA gene encoding Holliday junction branch migration protein RuvA → MIRYLQGVVLRKEGEGFLLLVGGVGFFLQAPAPFLKALKEGEEVGVHTHLLLKEEGLALYGFPEEASLRLFELLLSVNGVGPKVALALLSALGPGLLAQALAEGDMRLLTSASGVGRRLAERLALELRDKVPKDLLAGERVESQEAEAAIQALAALGFKEGQARGVVLDLLAQNPGAKAQELIKEALRRLR, encoded by the coding sequence ATGATCCGCTACCTCCAGGGCGTGGTCCTGAGGAAGGAGGGGGAGGGTTTCCTCCTCCTGGTGGGCGGGGTGGGCTTCTTCCTCCAGGCCCCCGCGCCCTTCCTAAAGGCCTTGAAGGAGGGGGAGGAGGTGGGGGTCCACACCCACCTCCTCCTCAAGGAGGAGGGGCTCGCCCTCTACGGCTTCCCCGAGGAGGCAAGCCTAAGGCTCTTTGAGCTGCTCCTCTCCGTGAACGGGGTGGGGCCCAAGGTGGCCCTGGCCCTCCTCTCCGCCCTGGGCCCCGGCCTCCTGGCCCAGGCCCTGGCCGAGGGGGACATGAGGCTCCTCACCTCGGCGAGCGGGGTGGGCAGAAGGCTCGCCGAGCGCCTGGCCCTGGAGCTCAGGGACAAGGTGCCTAAGGACCTCCTTGCCGGGGAGAGGGTAGAAAGCCAGGAGGCCGAGGCGGCCATCCAGGCCCTGGCCGCTTTGGGCTTCAAGGAGGGGCAGGCCCGGGGGGTGGTCCTGGACCTCCTGGCCCAAAACCCGGGGGCCAAGGCCCAGGAGCTCATCAAGGAGGCCCTGAGGCGCCTGCGCTAG
- a CDS encoding enoyl-CoA hydratase/isomerase family protein, producing the protein MVLKERQEGVLVLTLNRPERLNALTGELLEALFAALEEANRDQGVRALLLTGAGKAFSAGQDLMEFGEAKPDYEAHLRRYNRVVEALSALEKPLVVAVNGAAAGAGMSLALWGDYRLAATEASFTTAFLRIGLVPDSGMSFLLPRLVGLAKAQELLHLSPRLSAEEALALGLVHRVVPGERLVEEALRQAQELAQGPTRAHALTRKLLLETYRLSLTEALALEAILQGEAGRTLDHEEGVRAFREKRPPRFQGR; encoded by the coding sequence ATGGTCCTCAAGGAGCGTCAAGAAGGCGTGCTGGTCCTCACGCTCAACCGGCCCGAAAGGCTCAACGCCCTCACGGGAGAGCTCCTGGAAGCCCTCTTCGCCGCCCTAGAGGAGGCGAACCGGGACCAGGGGGTGCGGGCTCTCCTCCTCACCGGGGCGGGGAAGGCCTTCTCCGCGGGCCAGGACCTCATGGAGTTCGGCGAGGCCAAGCCCGACTACGAGGCCCACCTCCGCCGCTACAACCGGGTGGTGGAGGCCTTGAGCGCCCTGGAGAAGCCCCTGGTGGTGGCCGTGAACGGGGCGGCGGCGGGGGCGGGGATGAGCCTGGCCCTCTGGGGGGACTACCGCCTGGCCGCCACGGAGGCCAGCTTCACCACCGCCTTTCTCCGCATCGGCCTGGTGCCGGATTCGGGGATGAGCTTCCTCCTGCCTCGGCTGGTGGGCCTGGCCAAGGCCCAAGAGCTCCTCCACCTATCCCCCCGCCTCTCGGCAGAGGAGGCCCTGGCCCTGGGCCTGGTGCACCGGGTGGTGCCCGGGGAAAGGCTCGTGGAGGAGGCCCTAAGGCAGGCCCAGGAGCTGGCCCAAGGCCCCACCCGGGCCCACGCCCTCACCAGGAAGCTCCTCCTGGAGACCTACCGCCTCTCCCTCACCGAGGCCTTGGCCCTCGAGGCCATCCTCCAGGGGGAGGCGGGGCGCACCCTGGACCACGAGGAGGGGGTGAGGGCCTTCCGGGAGAAGCGTCCGCCCCGCTTCCAAGGGCGATGA